Within the Stenotrophomonas maltophilia genome, the region AAGCTGCGCCTGATGTCGGCCGCTGAGCGCGGTGACTACGATTACGTGAACACCCAAGGCATGCAGTGCAAGTCGCTACTGGATGTACAGCAGCAGGCAATCGATTCGATCAGAGCGGACATGGTTAAGGCGCAGATCGGCGACTAACAGACGCCCGGGACCTCCCGGGCACTTTTTTGCAGTTCATGTAACTTTTTGTTGACCGCAAAGGTAACCCATGGTTTACTGCGTCTGCCGGCCCACCCGGGCCATCCAAGACGGGGTCCACCATGGCAGAAGCAATCCTCTACCTGATCGCCTGGGCAGCGCTGGTCGCCAGCGCGGTGCTGCGGTATCGCCGCCAGCGTGGGGAGGCCTGAGTCATGGCCTTCCACACTCCCTCCGACCGGGCACGCAACGCCCAGCGCAGCTGGGACGACCAGGAAGATCCGCGCCTTGAACAGGAGTACCGCGCCGAGCAGGCAGCGGACCTGGCCAAGGCCTACCGCACCGACCCGGCGAAGCTGCGCGAGGCCGAGGAACTGACGGCCGGCACCTTCAGCGGCACCCACTACACCGAGGTTTCGCTGGCGCTGCACCGGCTGCACCACACGGACCCGGCCGACCTGATGGGCTCGGGCGTTCTACTGGACCTGTACCGGCTGGCCCGCGACGAGGCCGCCGCAATCGACGCGCAGCTGCTGGAACTGGCGCTGCAGCAGGTGGCGGCATGAGCCGGGCCAACGAGCGCGAAGCCCGCCGCCTGTCCTTCGATGCCATCGGGGAAACCTGCCCGAAGCTGGACAAGTTGAGGGACAAGGCTATCGAGTCCATCCCATCTGCGATCGAGGATGTGCTGAAGGATCTGGTTGAGAGCATCAAGGACGAAGCGACCATCCCGCTGCGCGAGGCATTGGACAACGCCTACCTCGAACTGATCCAGGCCCAGCAGACCATCGCCGAGCTGGAAGAGCGCATCGCGGAGAAGAACCAGCACATCGAATCGCTGGAAGCGGAACTGGAAGAAGCAACCAAGGCGCTCGACGCCATGGAGGCCGCATGACCGCCGCCGAACGCGAGCATCGGCACCACGTGGTGGCTACTGTCGTCGCCAATTCCCTGTCGTTCTGCCTGGGCGTGCTGGCCGCTGTGCTGGCGCAGGCGGTGCTGTCGTGAGCCGGCGCATCGACGTGCTGCAGGTGATCTATGGCACCCAATGCGTGCTTGCCATCGATCTACCGAATGCCGATCCCGACAACCAGCTGGGCCTTGCGCACGACCTGATCGCCGAGGTCTTCGCCGCCGCCCGCGCCTCCCTTGCAGCCCGCGACCTGGCGGACCATATGGCCGCCGACGACCGCCTGCGCGCCGCTCTGGCCGCGTGCGAACCCACAGACACCGATCACAACCGCGAGGCCGTGGACGGCCTGTGCGTGGAGGAAAACGACGATGAGCAGTAAGCACACGCCGGGGCCGTGGGCCGTAACCCCGCATCCGCAAACGCACGTGGACGTTTTTGGCGTCGGCGTTATCAGGGACGACAAGGAATTTCAGTACGGGCTTTCCCACACCTTCTGCTACCAGAACGCGGAAGCCAACGCCCGTCTGATCGCCGCCGCGCCGGATCTCTTGGAGGCGTTGGAGCGAATCGCCCGGCCGCACGACTGCGGATGCGTTCCCTGCACTGGGCAGTGCCGCAGCCAGATTGCACTGGAAATCGCAGTGGAAGAAATGCAGGAACTGGCTCGCGCCGCCATCGCCAAGGCCACAGGGGAAGCCTGATGCGCCTCCTGACCTTCTTTGGCTGCAGCAACTGGCGCGACGTCGCCGCCTGCCTCGCCTGCTACGCCATCACCGCCGCGCTCGCAGCCGCCATGTGTTGGCCGCTGGCCTGGTCCTGACTTCCCGCCGGCGCGGCCGGCCTTCCTGAGAGGCACCACCGATGTTCGAACTGATCGACGCGACCGCCAAGGTCTCCAACTACAACCCCCGCGCCGAGAAACATGGCGGCGAAAACAAGATGGCCGGCGACCTGAAGCTGCTCGCCACCACCGGCAGCAGCGTGCTGGATTTCTTCAGCAAAGATCTGCGCAAGGCCCTGTATCGCAAGCCCGGCCAGGGCGAGCAGCAGGATCTGATCGAAGGCGCCGACGGGCTCACCGCCGTGAAGTTCCCGCGACTGGGCGCCCTGCCCTGGGACGAGGAATACCCGGGCTATGAACTGGTGATCGCTGGCGGCCTGGGCCTCACCGAACCGATGGTGCTGTCCGGCGTGACGCTGAAGAACTTCAAGTTCGAAGCGCTGGACGGCGGCAGCCTGCAGGTCACCGTGAGCGCCCTGTTCCATCCGACCACCGAACAGGCCGGCGCCCTGTGCGCACTGATCCAGGAAGACGTGCAGATCACCCTGATCCCGCCGACCAAGCAGGCCAAGGGCAGCAAGCCGCAGCAGGAAGACCTGGCCGCGTAACGCATTCCCCCGCCCTCACGGGCCCCGCGCCGGCCGGGATTCCACGACGCCGGCATTCATTCCCCTTCATCACGCCAACGGGAGTTCTAACCATGGCACTGCGCATCATCCGCTCCACCGACCCGATCACGGTCACCCGCCTGAACGTCTGCATCTATGCCGCCCCCGGCCTGGGCAAGACGTCCATTTCCTTCACTGCCGACAAGCCGCTGCTGCTGGACTTCGACCGCGGCGCGCACCGATCGGCCAACCGAAAGGACACCGTGCAGGTGGAGCGCTGGGAAGACGTGGCGCACATCACCGCCGACGACCTGGCCGACTTCAACACGGTGGTGGTCGACACTGCCGGCCGCGCGCTCGACACGCTGACGCCGGACATCATCCGCCGCAATCCGAAGATGGGCCGGGGTGGTTCGCTGACGCTGCAGGGCTTCGGCCAGCTGAAGGCCGAGTTCGTGGCATGGCTGAAGCACCTCAACAGCCTGGGCAAGGACGTGGTGCTGATCGCCCACATGGACGAGCAGCGCAACGGCGACGAGATCATTGAGCGTCTGGACGTCCAGGGTGGCAGCAAGGGCGAGATCTACAAGGCGGCGGATGCCATGGGCCGGCTGTCGATCCGCGACGGCAAGCGCATGCTCAACTTCAGCCCCACCGATGCGTCGTTCGGCAAGAACCCGGGCCAGCTGGAACCGCTGGAAGTACCGCACCCGGAGCGTGACCCGCAGTTCCTCGCTCGCGTGATCCAGCAGATCAAGGACCGGCTCAACGCCATGACCGAGGAACAGCGCGAGGCTCAGGCGGCGCTGGAGAAGTGGCGCGACCGCACCACGGCTGCTCAGGACGTCACCGCGATCAATGCGCTGCTGCCGGAGGCAAAGGGCGGCTCGCAGGCCATGAAGGTGCTGCTGAACGACCGTGCCGCCGCACTCGGCCTTACCTTCGACAGCAAGGCCGGCCAGTACGCCGCGCCGAAGGCAGCCTGACCGTGCTGGCCCGCGTGTCCAACATCGAGGCGTTCCGGAAGTGGCGGGACGCCGACGACCAGCCGGTGGCAGACCTGGTGCGCTACATCACCGTGGATCAGCCCACCAAGGCGATGCTGGCCGGCACCGCGTTCCACGATGCCCTGGAACACGCGGTGCCGGGCGACTACGAAGTGCTGCAGGCGATGGATCACACGTTCCACCTGCCGGACTGCGAGCTGGTGCTGCCGACGATCCGCGAGGTTCGCGCCTATGGCGAGTACGGCGGCCTGACCGTGACCGGCAAAGTGGACTGCCTCGACGGAAAGCGCGTCGATGACCACAAGACCACCAGCCGGTTCGATGCCGAGCGGTATCTGGCCGGCTACCAGTGGCGGTTCTATCTGGACCTGTTCGGCGCCGACGTCTTCCGATGGAACGTGTTCGAACTGAAGGAGGTCGGCGAACTGGAGTACCGCGTGTCGCCGCCACAGCTGCTGGAGGTCACCCGCTACCCCGGCCTGCACGACGACTGCATGCAGTTGGCGCTGGACTACTTGGCCTTCGCCGAGGAACACCTGCCTGCGGGCTACAGCACAGAGGTGGCCGCCTGATGGACGTCGCCCTCTACCCCTACCACGCAAAAAGCCTGCGCCGTGCCGGCCAGGCCCGCGCCCAGCTGTTCGCCCATGTGATCGAGGGCAAGCGCTACACCACCGCGCAGGTGGCCGAGATCTTGGACATATCCCACAGCGCCGCATACGAGCGGATCAAGCGGCGCCCTCACCCGCTCACCTGGGCGGACCTGCAGAAGGCACGCACGCCATGAAGGCCTGCACGAAGTGCGCGGCCCGGCTGCCGCTGCGGTTCTTCCCGCTCATCAACGGCAAGGCCACCGCCGCGTGCGCGCCCTGCCGGAACACCGAGCGCCGCCTGCACGACCCGCTGCGCCCCCTGCGCCGCGACCCGCTGCAGGTGCGCCTGAACAACCTCACCAACCTGTGGCACGGGCCAGTGCGCCGCGTGCCGCTTCGGAGCTACGCATGAAGATCCAGCAGATTGCCCCGTGCAACAAGGTGACCAGCTGTAAGACGGACCCCAAGTACTACGCGCCGTCGACCAGCTACGGCAGCGCCTGCCCGACGCGCACAGCTGCCATTGCCCTGCAGAAGTTGGAACAGGCCTACGCGGAGGACAAGGCAACCCATGAAGCGAACCTACCCGCGATGGCGGCAAACCAGGAAATCATCGAACGGGTAACAGCGCTGATGGCCGAGATCGGAATGCCTTCGCGCTTCAGCGAACGCGATCTGCGCTCCCGTTCCCGCTACCCGAAGTCGATCACACATGACGCCGGCTACCTTACCGACCTGCGCCGGGAGGTGAAGACGAGCGACGGGTGGGACCATGCCCAAGCATCCTACGAGCGTTTGCTGGCCGACTACCGCCGGTTCGAAGCGGAAGCAGCGAAGCAGAAGGAGCAGGCTGACCGCCACAAGGAAAGGGAGCACAACCGGCTGATCGAGCAGCGCAAGGCGGATATGGCTCTGGCCGCGATGCTGCTCAGGTACGACCTCCCCATCGATGCGTCATGGGAGGACGTCCTGGAAGCGTTGCGCGGCCGTGATAAGCGCCTCGACTTGGCCGTGGCAATGCGACAGACGCGCGGCGATTGGAGCGAAGGCCCCTACCGTGTGCGCCATGCGCTCGACCGGTTCTCCGTCGAAACCGACGAGGACAAGGCCATTGCCAACGACGTGCTGGATTGTCTGCGCGACTTCGACGACGGGCGCGTGTTCCGCGACACGACCTGGAACTACGACGTTCTGTTCGCCAGCGTGGCCGACCAGCAGCTTTCGGCGGACGTGCAGACCGCCCTGGACAACGCACGGGGCACCTACTGATGAGCCACCACCGCTACGACCGCCGGCTGCCGAAGCGCACCGAGGGCTTCGCCTGGGGCCGGTCCATCGACAAGGTGCTGGGCGGCCACGTCCTCACCTACCGCCTGTTCCGCCGCGACCTGGCCGGGAAGCTGCACATCGAGACGCGGACGTTCAAGCTCACCGACCACCGCCGGTTCATCGCAATGGAGCTGCTGAAAGCGCGCCGCGTGTTGCGCGCGCGCGTCGACGCCATCGGCTATGCCCTGATCGAGGCCGAGCAGGCCTCCCAACTGCAGGAGGTTGCATGAATACCAAGAAGACCCTGGCAGACGCGCAGCCCGGTGGGAGGGTGCAGGTGATGCCGTCCGACGCGGCGCGCGCCTTGCTCGCGGCGCAGTACCGAGACGATGGTGATAAGGCGAAGGCCATCCGCATCAATCACAAGTCGCTGACTGACTCCGACAAGCGCGCGTTGCGAGCCATCGAAGCCGCCCTCTCCGCCCAGCCCTCCCCGGGTGGTCAGGGGGGTGCGCTTTTGGAATCGCTGGTCGCCCGGTGGCGCAAGGACGCCGACGAGGTCGGAATCAGCGACAACACGCTCTGCCAGAAGATCGCAAACTGCACCATGCGTCACGCGGCAGAACTGCAAGCAGTACTCGCCGCCCGCCAGCCGGTGGAGTTGATCGCGCAGAAGGTGGGTGCCTACCGCGTAACCGTGGCCGAGGACGCCATCACAGTAAGCCACGGGCGCGACATTGTGTTTGCCTACAGCGCTGGCGACGCAGAGCCGATCAACGCCCGCCAGCCGGTGGGGGAGCCGGTGGGCTACGCCAACATCCACCAGCTCAACGATCCCCGTAATGACGGGGTGGTGCTTCGTAGGAAGGATGACGATGGGTTCTTCACCGAGCCCCTTTTTCGCCGGCCGCCCGCGCAGGCCGTGGACATGGGTCTGCAGCTGGACCGCTACGACGCCGGGCTGCTGGGTGACGGCGGTGGCGGCGATGTTTGCTGGTGGCAGGACTACATCCGCACCGAGCTGGATCGCGCCCATGAGTTCTACCAGGACCAGGCCGACGCCCATGGCTGACCAGCTGCTCACCGCTGCAATGGTCCACGTGTTTGCCCTGGCCGGGTTCCTGGCCGGCATCGCCACCCTGTGGGCGATCAGCCGCGCATGCCGCGCCGCGCGAAATGGGCTGCGCTGGTGCTGGCGGAGGTGCGCTCATGGCTGAGGCAGCCATCCGCCACGCCGGGAACCCCGCGTGCGAGGAATACACGTTGTGCGGTGT harbors:
- a CDS encoding ATP-binding protein translates to MALRIIRSTDPITVTRLNVCIYAAPGLGKTSISFTADKPLLLDFDRGAHRSANRKDTVQVERWEDVAHITADDLADFNTVVVDTAGRALDTLTPDIIRRNPKMGRGGSLTLQGFGQLKAEFVAWLKHLNSLGKDVVLIAHMDEQRNGDEIIERLDVQGGSKGEIYKAADAMGRLSIRDGKRMLNFSPTDASFGKNPGQLEPLEVPHPERDPQFLARVIQQIKDRLNAMTEEQREAQAALEKWRDRTTAAQDVTAINALLPEAKGGSQAMKVLLNDRAAALGLTFDSKAGQYAAPKAA